The nucleotide window TCCAACTCGAAGCCGAGGCTTGCCGCCATCAAGGAGAGATTGCCGCGTTGGTGTCCAGGAATCCCTGCATCTGCCCCATGCTGATCCAGAACCATCAGTCGGTGAGTGATCCAGAGCTCAAGGGCCTGAGGGTCGAAGCGGATTCCATCGCTCGGGCGAAAATCATGGGGAACGAGCATGGCCACATGCTGAACGAGGCAGCCCTTCGGGCGATCCAGCAGGAGTGGTAGCCAGGGATATTTGGCGTCAGCTCTTAAAGCCCAAAGTCTGGGTTCTGCACATTCACTCAGCTCCCGAGGATCTTCTGCCGGACGGGGCCATTCATAAGTCAACTCGAGAACAGCTCCGTCGTTCAACAGCTTGGTCAGGGGCTTGTCCATCCAGCTGTCTAGGGCCCTCAGATCCAGTCGTTGAATCGCATCTGCGCCAATGGTCAGCGAAGACTGATGGCATCCGGCTTCCATAAAGGTGTGACAGGCCTTTGCGAATGATGGCGCTCGAAGGGGGCTTGGCGAAAGAATGCAAGGGTTTCGAGGTTCGTCATGGTCAGCTCCATCACCCAGGCCGAAATCTTCATCGCTCTCGTGGTCGCTGCCCATGCAGGGGTGCTCGCTGTGCGTTTGTGCGTCAGCCTTTACCGAGCCTGAGCGGTCGATGACCCCTGCATGATCCCCTTGGCACGGTGTTATCCCTGCGTTACAAGCGGGCATGCGAAAAGCTGTTTCAGAACCGACCGACGCAGCCACTCTGGCTGCGCTCCTTCAACGGCAAAATGACCGCAGAGAGAAATTTTGCAGCTCTCTCGCGTTGTCAGTGAAACTCGGACTCAT belongs to Synechococcus sp. WH 7805 and includes:
- the psaM gene encoding photosystem I reaction center subunit XII, producing the protein MVSSITQAEIFIALVVAAHAGVLAVRLCVSLYRA
- a CDS encoding CRR6 family NdhI maturation factor, encoding MEAGCHQSSLTIGADAIQRLDLRALDSWMDKPLTKLLNDGAVLELTYEWPRPAEDPRELSECAEPRLWALRADAKYPWLPLLLDRPKGCLVQHVAMLVPHDFRPSDGIRFDPQALELWITHRLMVLDQHGADAGIPGHQRGNLSLMAASLGFELDGGFWELLDQAR